One segment of Blastocatellia bacterium DNA contains the following:
- a CDS encoding type II toxin-antitoxin system VapC family toxin, whose translation MSPTHLLDTGWIVRHLRGAKAYTRTLLKIGAPQLAISIVSLAELYEGVYRATNPTAAEQPLLTFLTDKTALPITDDICRLF comes from the coding sequence ATGAGTCCGACTCACCTGCTGGATACGGGTTGGATCGTCCGCCACCTGCGTGGCGCAAAAGCTTACACTCGAACCCTCCTCAAGATCGGAGCACCGCAACTGGCCATCAGTATCGTCTCGCTGGCCGAGTTGTATGAGGGCGTCTACCGTGCCACCAACCCGACTGCTGCCGAACAGCCGCTCCTCACATTCCTCACCGACAAGACGGCCCTACCGATCACTGACGACATCTGCCGTCTCTTTTGA